From a single Chlorocebus sabaeus isolate Y175 chromosome X, mChlSab1.0.hap1, whole genome shotgun sequence genomic region:
- the XAGE3 gene encoding X antigen family member 3, with protein sequence MIWRGRSTYRPRPRRSVPPPELIGPMLEPSDAEPQQAEPLTESRDPTPGQEREEDQGAAEIQVLDLEADLQEQSQSKTGDECGDGPDDQGKILPNSEEFKMPEGGDRQPQV encoded by the exons ATGATTTGGCGAGGAAGATCAACATATAGGCCTAGACCAAGGAGAAGTGTACCACCTCCTGAGCTGATTGGGCCTATGCTG GAGCCCAGTGATGCGGAGCCTCAGCAAGCGGAACCACTAACTGAAAGTCGGGATCCTACACCTGgtcaggagagagaagaagatCAGGGTGCAGCTGAGATTCAAG tgCTTGACCTGGAAGCTGATCTCCAGGAGCAATCTCAGTCGAAGACTGGGGATGAATGTGGAGATGGTCCTGATGACCAGGGGAAGATTCTGCCAAATTCAGAGGAATTTAAAATGCCAGAAGGAG GTGACAGGCAACCGCAGGTTTAA